The DNA segment GGAGGAGGATGTGCATGGCGAGTTTGTTATCGACGTATTCTGTGTTGCGGAAGAGGGAGACGTTCATTCGGTGTGTTACAAGCTTGACTTGCGTCCACATCGATGCGGCGAATTCGTTGCCGTCGTCGTTGGTGCTTGACGGTTGAGATGCTGCTGCTTCGATCATGTGGTCCAGGTCTTTGCTGAGCTGGTCATGTTCCGGTGACTGCAGCCAAACCTGGTTCCAGTCCGTGTCCTTGTATGGGCCATCCTCGCCGGACACAACGTCGATCATATGTTCGGCGGGATTAGCCTCAGGTGGACATGGAGCGCCATGACGGCCGAAATACTGCTTCACGGTAGCAGCGTTGTCTCCGATATCGCCGAAGTACACAGTCTTTCCACCTTTGgtgagcagcagcagcgtGTCGAACTGCGCAAACAACTGTGCAGATGGTTGATGGATCGTCACCAGAATAGCCTGTCCCGCTGCCGAGAGCTTTCGAAGGAAGCGCACCGTGTTGTAAGCAGCCTGCCCATCGAGCCCAGACGTCGGTTCATCTAAAAAGATGAGAATACTAGGCTTTGCAACCAGCTCAACGGCGATGGTGAGACGTTTTCGCTGTTCAATTGACAAGCCATTTCCAGGACGTCCAACCAGTGTATGTTCGAGATCGTTCAGCTCAAGGAGATCGACGATGGTATCCACGTAGCGCAACTTCTCTTCGTCGGGTACATCGCGGGACTGGCGTAGTAGGGCAGAGAATTCGAGGGCTTCGCGGACAGTTGCCAACGGCTCGTGGATATCGAGTTGCTCGACATAGCCAGCTGATCGTTGGAAGGACACGGGAATAGGTCGGCCGTCGACTAAGACAGATCCGTGGATTGTTCCTTCGGTTTTGCGCTGGGCAAGGACGTCGAGGAGGGTTGTTTTGCCTGCACCTGAAGAACCCATCAATGCGCCGAGCATACCGGGTTTGACGTAGCCTTGGACGTTATCAAGAAGTACACGGTCGCCGTCTGAGGTTTTGACGGTGTATGTCAAGTTCTTCCAGGTAAAGATACTCTTGTTGCGCATGAGATTCGGGTCGACTTCGCCATCAGAAGCTCCAGCTCCATTCTCGGCACTGGTCTTTTCCGTTGGTGCTTCACTGTCCTTGGAGGGGAGAAGATGCTTGGACTTGTGCTGCTGTTCCCGAGGAATGAGGAGGCTTCGACTTCCTTCTCCGACTTGCTTCCATCGCGAcgtgaagaagatggtgagACCGACATAAAAAACCCACCATGCACAGTTGATGCCAAAGTTGCGCCAGATATGGCTGTGACTGAAGGACATGTTGGAGAGGTAAGCGTCGCCCGTGACGAATGCAGCGCCGGGTTCAGCGCCGCCAACACCAGAACAGGCTTGTCCTCCATTGCCTCCGACATATCCAGGGCCGTTGGGAATGAGATAGGGGCCAACACATGGGATCTCTTGGTCGTGAAACTCGTTCCCGAGAAGAGCCTCAAAGCCGTAAGCCATGGGATTGATCCAGAAGATCCACGATAGCCAGGGATGCATCTCGGGCTTGATGATCATGTATCCCATGTAGACAAACAGCGCGACGATAGAAAGACCAGAGACCTTGGTAGCAGCGTCGAAAGTTGGAAACGCAGCGCCGATGAAGCGGAAGAAGGCCGTCATTGACAAGGCGGTAACGTAGTTGGTGACAAGATACGTAAAGAATGCACCGGCAGTAGTCTTGAGACCGACGAGGAAGTAAAGCACAAGACCGAATTGAGTAACCTGGAAAGCCAGAATGGGCAAATCAGCGACGACTTGTGCGATGCAAAAAGCTGCCGGGTCATAAAGTGCAAAAGACCGATGTTTCGCAAGGATGGGTCGTCCAGTAAAAGAATCCGTCACTTCCGACAAGGCCAAAAGTGAATTAtacaagatcgagaagaacaaggcacCTCCCTTGAGAAAGAGACCAGCGGAGTTATCAGGTGCAGAGTAGAACAGCGATCCACCAAGGAAGGCCTGGATGAGAGTCGCGCCCTGCTTCATGAAGAGCGTCGACTTGTCACCCCACATGATCTGATACTGCCTTGTGACAGCGGCTTGGATCTGCATGGCGAGGTTCGTGGTGACGGGGGACGAGGCGGGGACGTAGTGCTGCTTCTCGCGGGTGACCATCTCTTTGAAGATTGCGGTGTTCTCGGCTGCTTCGGTGCTGATGGGGTATGCCTGACATTCCTCGACCATACGAGCTTTGATGGCTGATCTGTCGTAGGCTGCGCGTACACCATCTGCATCACGAGGGAAGGTATTCTCATACCCTTCCGCAACACGCCTCTCAGTCGGAACAGTAACACCTGTGAGGAAATCCCCACGATTTGATCCCGAATCCCTCACGAATCCAAGATCTTCCATGAACGGAACAGCATCCTTCTGCGGGCCGTAAAAGATCTGCTTCccctcatcaagaacaagaaccttgTCAAAATGCTCGTAAATCCCATTACCAGCCTGATACAGCGTGACAATAGTAGTCAAACCCAGAATATCCGTCATGGCGCGTATAGCCCGCACCCACTCCAGCGCCGTGCTCGCATCAAGGCCGCGCGTAGAGTTATCCCAGCAGAACACACTGGCTCGCGTGGTGAGACACTCCACGATAGACACGCGTTTGCGCTCGCCGCCAGATACACCGCGGATGAAAGCATCGCCGACTTTAGTATGTGCTGTGTGGGATATGTTGACGGAGCGGAGGAGGAAGTCTTTGTAGAACTGGGCGTATTCTTCACGGGTCTTTATGCCGGAGGGTAAGTGGAAGGGGACTTTCATGCGTGCGGCGAAGTCAACGGTTGCTTCGACTGTCAGGCTAGGgaagaagatctcttcttccgTGTTCATTATGATTTGTCCACGGTAGGCTTTTGCTTCGTCGGCAGACATGTTGCCGTAATGAACATCGCCAGAAACCTCTTCGTAACCCAGACGATTATTCGCTAGGACACTTAGAAGGGTGGTACAACCACTCCCAGGGCGTCCAAGAACAAGCAGCATCTCGCCAGGCTTGACACAACCGTGCGAGTCATCAATGATAGTCTTCATAGGTGCGTCTTTAGCACTCTGGTGAAAAGGGTAGAACTGGGAGAGGACGTTTTCGTTGAACGCAGCGTCGCTGCCTATGCCTTTGACGGTGAGGTTCTGCCAGGTGACGCCAAGTTTACGGGGTTTCTGGCCGACTTCTTCGTCGGCGTCTCGCATGGCGTGGAGTTCTGGGGCGAGATGCCATTGCGTTGTTGTGCTGGTCTTTTCGAGATGGGATTTGTCGGTTGAGGCTGGGGTAGGTTGGATGTCAGTGGCTGTGATGGAGCCGTCCTCGGTGGAGGAGGAATTGACACTCATTGTCACGGTTGAGAATTAAGGAAATGAGAGAAAAGGAATTAGAGAGCGATATAGATTTAATGGAGTAAGAGAACGTATTGGAACGAAAGGTGAGTGTGATATAACAGCGACAGAAACGTTTTCATTTACACGGCAACTCTACCTCTTCAAGGCGTCATTGAACTTACTGACTAACCTCCAAAAACCCTCCGGACTCAGATATGGAGAACAACATAATTGATCAGCAATCGAAACTAAGTTGAAAACCCTGCGGAAACGCCATTCATTATCAGGAGCGAGGAGTCCGACCGTCTCCCTCGCGGCATCTTGGAAAGCTAAACCATTCTAGGCTTGATAAGCGAGTCCGAAGCTGAAAAAGGAGATCGACAGGACCAATGTAATCACGGCAGTCATCCCCAACCGGAAGTGTTACCAAACGCTGCCGTGAGGGTTCACGTGTCGGAGCGTATACTAATCACGAATTACCCCCACAGGACTAGCTCCATTTGAGGAGTGAAACCTTCCGCGGAGGGTTTCGTATATAGGGACGCTGTGCCGTACAGTTGTTTTCTTCCAGCGCGGACTTTACATTCAATCCGACATCCATTCAATTTTCATCCACTGTACCACTTTTTGCAGACAACGCCCCGTACCGACATACACCGTGTTGACACAATGGGCGCCGCCGCACCGCATCCCTCCCAGCGACGCTTCTCCTGTGACGTCTGCAGGAAGAGCAAATCGCGATGTCAGCGAATAAGACCTACCGATGAGAAATGTGCGAGATGTTCGATGCTGGGAGTCAAGTGCGAGATAGGCCAGCAGAAAGTCCCAGGGCGACCGCGCCGAAAACAAGCTGGGAAAGCATCACCGCCGTCAGCTCAGCATCAACCCTTTACTACACCGGATCGATCAGTCTCTCCCAATAGTCTGTCACAAAACGCTACTTTTATCGATGATTGGAGTCCATTCGACTGGACGGGCATGTTGTCCCCAAAGCCGTCCCCTCCTCAGATGTCTGCCACGATGATGCAAGACGTAAATGCGGCATCGTGGGGCATGGGTTTCACGGATATCTTCGATCAGTCACAGACCTCGTGGAACACAGGCGGCGATCTCGAATACACGAATACTCCATTATACACCGATCTAGACACGATCACGAACCTATACCCAATCGGCATGTCTCCCAACTCCACCATCACATACGAGACCTTCTTCCCCTTGACCAACTGCCTGACGACGCGTCACCCGCGAAAGGCGGACCCTGGAGAGTTCATGTCCGATCTGTCCGCGATAAACCTCGGTCTACACGTCCGTCTTGAAGCGATAAAGAAGACCAAAGCGTCGCTCGACTTTGACATCATGATCTATCAACACGGACCACTGTTTATCGACAACATCACCTTGGCAGAATACATCATCAAAGTCGCTCAAGAGTTTCTGTTCATCTTGACAAAGCTTTACAATACTCGGCATTGTCCTGAGCTACTATTTGATTCACAGCCGATGGAGTTAATCCGCCCATGTCATCTATCATCAGAACTTCGAAAACAGTCAAAGAATCTATTTCACGTCTCCCTGCCCCAGCCAACTACTACTTCAGAACCACTACCCACCCCCATTTCCCTGATGATCACAAGTATCTTCATTCagctcatcaccatctaCGAGCTTGTCCTCGATAACATCGCTACACGAGTCGAGCGAATTGCCATCGATCCTATATACCCTATTCCAGGTCTTATAGTCTGCGGACAACCTCTTGAGAGACCCTGCACACAGGGCATGATCTTCTGTGAAGTGTCAGTCAGTCTGATTGAGAATATTGAGCGTGTCCTGGGTGTTGGAAGAGGACCAAAGGACAAGGAAGTCGGTTTGTTGTCGCCCAGGCAGGTCGAGGTTCTCGGGTGTGAACTGGATGAAAGACGTCGCGTCATTCCTGATCATGCTATGATGACGCCTGCCACGTTACGGAAGCTTTTTGGAAAAGTTGCGGATATCTTTAGAAGTATTAGAGTGTAGTCTGGCTTCTTAGATTGTACTGTACCTGCGAATGTATTACTGTTCGACTTTGGATCGTTGTTGCACTCGAGTATCATTAGCCGTTGCCGTGAACCTTCCAACGAGATGTAAACATCCACACTCCAAGACGCGCCTAGCGATGCTTGTCCTCTTTTTGAGTGCAATTCGACTCACTGTCGTAGCCGATTCGTTTAGAGTCAGCCCAAAAGTTTGTCAGGTATGGTTCACCTTCAGAACTTGCTCTTCAGAGTAGAAACAGTAAAtgaaatattattattacaAATTAAATATCACCTCTAACTATCCTCGAGTTCCGCCTAACTAGTCTTTGCCAAACTGCCCTGACCCTTCTTATAAATCGCCTTTTTAACCTCCTTCGTGAGACCAACGCCTCCCTCTGAGATCCCATCAAAGATCTTTCTCCATCCAATCGCATTAAGAAGCCAAACAACATACGCATTCGCTCCCTGCCAAATATACTCCCCCTTACTCAAAGCTGTCTTATTCTTTAAAACATCCTTCACCACCAATCGTGCGAATTCCTCGGGCTTGGTACCATTCTTCAGATGAAGTCTAGATCTCTCACGAAGACCTTCCTCAGCATCGATGAAGATACTATcaggagaaagaagcttcttgtcaGATGACGTAAGATGTGTCGCTACGACTCCCATGTACAAagtgatgactttgatgcCGAGGGGCGCAAGTTCAAGACGTAGAGTGTCGGAGTAAGAAGCGACTGCTGCTTTGGTGGCGTTGTACTGGGCGGTGAAGTAGTAGGGTACACGCGCTACGATTGAGGctgtgttgatgatggtaGGTGTCGTTTTTGAGTCGGCGACTGATGCCAGGAGTAGAGGAGTGAAGGTCTGAACCATGTCGAAGAGGCCAAAGACGTTGGTGTTGAACATATTCTGGACTTGCACTCTGTCGGCTTCAATAGCCGGGGCCTCGTACACTGGAAGAGTCAACACGCGTCCTCATTCACAATTGGCAGAGCAGACCTACTCATTCCAGCATTGTTGAACAAAACATCCAGCTTGCCTCCCGTTCTCTTCGTaatctcatccttgagaGCAGATATACTCTCTGACTTAGTCACGTCAAGTGTCAGAAGCTCGATGCCTTTTTCTTGAAGACCTGCAAGCGATTTGGTGGATCGAGCGGTAGCAAAGACTCGGTAGCCTTTGGCTGCGAATTCTAGAGCAAGGGCGTGGCCGGCTCCGCCTTCTGAGCAGCTACAAAAACATCAGTAAGTCTCGTTCAGTGCATAAGCTTAAATCAGGTGGAGCGTACCCAGTAATAAGAGCTGTCGGTTTGTTGGACATTGTGGGGTATTCGCAGGGTGGTGTGAAGATAAACAGTCAGTATTGGGTTCAGGGCAGATCAGGTTCGCTCTGTAGCTGGTTGAGTGTGTTGAAAGTATTAATTGCAAAGGGTAATATAGATAGATAATTGGGGACATGGCTAGAGTCTCAATTACATTGTCGCTTTATAAAGCTTCTGTGAAATCTGGTGGTTGGTCATCAATTCAACTACTGATAACCATTTAATTCTCTCCTCGGAGGCTTTAGTAATATTACAAACTCCTGCTTGACTCTCAAGCCGAGTGCGGGCGTATGGAGCCTCGCTGAAACTCAATTTCAACGGTCTCGGATGCGGAGTCTGCGGGCATTGCTCCGACTAATGCGGTCTTTTCGGGCTTTCTAGGGGGAAGGCATCGGTAGTTAGTTGATTAG comes from the Fusarium oxysporum f. sp. lycopersici 4287 supercont2.46 genomic scaffold, whole genome shotgun sequence genome and includes:
- a CDS encoding ATPase, with product MSVNSSSTEDGSITATDIQPTPASTDKSHLEKTSTTTQWHLAPELHAMRDADEEVGQKPRKLGVTWQNLTVKGIGSDAAFNENVLSQFYPFHQSAKDAPMKTIIDDSHGCVKPGEMLLVLGRPGSGCTTLLSVLANNRLGYEEVSGDVHYGNMSADEAKAYRGQIIMNTEEEIFFPSLTVEATVDFAARMKVPFHLPSGIKTREEYAQFYKDFLLRSVNISHTAHTKVGDAFIRGVSGGERKRVSIVECLTTRASVFCWDNSTRGLDASTALEWVRAIRAMTDILGLTTIVTLYQAGNGIYEHFDKVLVLDEGKQIFYGPQKDAVPFMEDLGFVRDSGSNRGDFLTGVTVPTERRVAEGYENTFPRDADGVRAAYDRSAIKARMVEECQAYPISTEAAENTAIFKEMVTREKQHYVPASSPVTTNLAMQIQAAVTRQYQIMWGDKSTLFMKQGATLIQAFLGGSLFYSAPDNSAGLFLKGGALFFSILYNSLLALSEVTDSFTGRPILAKHRSFALYDPAAFCIAQVVADLPILAFQVTQFGLVLYFLVGLKTTAGAFFTYLVTNYVTALSMTAFFRFIGAAFPTFDAATKVSGLSIVALFVYMGYMIIKPEMHPWLSWIFWINPMAYGFEALLGNEFHDQEIPCVGPYLIPNGPGYVGGNGGQACSGVGGAEPGAAFVTGDAYLSNMSFSHSHIWRNFGINCAWWVFYVGLTIFFTSRWKQVGEGSRSLLIPREQQHKSKHLLPSKDSEAPTEKTSAENGAGASDGEVDPNLMRNKSIFTWKNLTYTVKTSDGDRVLLDNVQGYVKPGMLGALMGSSGAGKTTLLDVLAQRKTEGTIHGSVLVDGRPIPVSFQRSAGYVEQLDIHEPLATVREALEFSALLRQSRDVPDEEKLRYVDTIVDLLELNDLEHTLVGRPGNGLSIEQRKRLTIAVELVAKPSILIFLDEPTSGLDGQAAYNTVRFLRKLSAAGQAILVTIHQPSAQLFAQFDTLLLLTKGGKTVYFGDIGDNAATVKQYFGRHGAPCPPEANPAEHMIDVVSGEDGPYKDTDWNQVWLQSPEHDQLSKDLDHMIEAAASQPSSTNDDGNEFAASMWTQVKLVTHRMNVSLFRNTEYVDNKLAMHILLPLLNGFTFWQIGDSLTDLQQNLFTVFNFIFIAPGIIAQLQPLFIDRRDIYEAREKKSKMYHWAPFVTGLIVSELPYLLVCAVLYFVCWYFTAGLPTGAEHAGSVFFVALMYEGLYTGIGQAIAAYTPNAVFASLVNPLVITTLVSFCGVMIPYSQIVEFWRYWMYYIDPFNYLMSSLLVFTTWDKPVHCKPHELAVFDPPSNTTCGEYLSDYQSGMGMATNLLNPDAFADCQVCQYTSGADYLRTLNLKEEYYGWRNAGIVVAFVIGFYGLVYVMMKLRTKATKKAES